The Methanobacterium sp. sequence TAGTTTCTAATTCCTGGAGTTTTGAGGTATCCATTTTATACAATTTTGTAGCTTTGGTATGCTTGCTTAAAAGTTCCTTGTAGGATTTTGATAATTCACTGTGTTTCCATTCCAGATCTTTAAATTCTTTCTGGTATCTAAGTTCCAGTTCTTTAAATTCATTTTTATATCCTTCAATGCTCATTTCATATCCTTTAAGCTTGCTCAGGTACTCCTTAACTGCCCATGTATCTTCCACACCGAATAACTCTTTAAAGTATTTTTCAGGTATTATAAGCACTCCTTCTTTACATTCCAGGTTATCAGATCTTTTAAGGGGGATAAGATACTGATTATACTCATAAACCTTTTGTTTACCGCCCACTGTCTTTTTAGCTCTCTTTTTATAGCATTTTACAGAGGTCTTAATTAGCTGTACCATTTATTCACTACTCCAAACCGAAGTCTAAGGGAAAATTTAGAGTATAACGCTCTTCAAGTTGTTTTATAGTATGTTGAAAAAATCTAGGATTTTTTCACATGCAAAAACCAAAGCCGGCGAAAAATTGAAAATTTCACCGGCATGTAAAAAATCAAAGATTTTTTACGGTTGCGAAGTTCTACTTCGCAAACACCGAAATTATAAATTTCGATAGTTTTGCAAACAATAAAAATCGGAGATTTTTATATGTTTTATACATATATATTCCCAACTTACACTAGCCATATGTTTATTTTTACTATTTTTATACCTTATCATATGGAACAGGAATAATATAAAACATGGACAATTTATGACATTTCATAAAATTATTTTGCCCCCTATTAAAAAAGTAATCCTATTAAAATAGCATATCATATAATTAGCTTTTTGAATGCATTTTCATAGTTTTAACTTGCTCTAAACGACCTTTAAGGCCAACAGTTAAAAATAACATTATAACAGCAGCAATACCAACTGCAATATATGCAAATTCGTAACCTGCATAAGTTCCCCCTTTAGAAGCAATTATACCCCCCACTAGTGCACCACCAACTAACTGGCCAGCACTGGCATTGATGTTGATCAGTGCCTGACCTGAGGCCCTGTATTTTTCTGGACTTTCCGATAACATGATGTATCTCAAAGGAGCCCCAATAATTGTAATTAACCCCACGCCCAAAATGAGGCCAGCTAAGATAAAAATATAGAACGAATATGCAAAGAAGCTTAAAATAAAAAGGCCTGCAATTAATATAAAGCTGCCTGTAAACATCACTTTTTTTGATCCAAATTTGTCAAGTAATTTACCAACTAAAGGTGCACTGATAGCCATGGTAATCACCAGAGGAAGAATCATTAAACTAGCAGTAGAAGTGGACAGAGATAACGAAATTACCGCAAATGAGGGGAGAAATATTATTGCCACCTGGCTTAAACCAGAGCCTATCGATATACCTGTAGCCAGTCTAACTTCCCTATTTTTTAATAAATTAATCTGAATTACGGGGTCTTCAGCACCTTTCTCAATTCTCCATAAGACAGGCAGTAATGCAATAGAACATAGTAAAAATGGCCATACATAAAGCGATTTAAGGCTTTCAGTAAAATTACTGCTGTCTATCTGATTTACCCCAAATGCAAGTGAAGCAACAAGAATTCCCAGTACAAGGGTTCCATACCAGTCAAAGCCTGAAACCCATTTTCTTTTAGTTTTAGGCAATATGAAATATCCTGCAGCGATAATTCCTGCAGCTATAGGTATATTTATTATAAAAAGCCACTGCCAACCATAGTTAAGAAGTAAACCCCCAAGTATTGGTCCAAAAATCGCTGACAAACCAAATACGGAGCCTATAATACCAAGTGCAGAGCCACGTTTTTCCGGAGGAAAAGTGTCCCCAATAAATGCACTTGCAACTGGAAAAATTCCCCCTGCTCCAAAACCCTGGATAGCCCTTCCAAGAATCATTATTTCAAATGAAGATGAAAATGCAGTGATTACAGAACCTGCAGCAAACAGGAATATATCGATTATGTATATATTTCTCCTACCATAAACATCAGATATTTTAGCCATAAGCGGCGTCCCTATCATGAAAAAAAGGATATAAATAGTAAATATCCAGGAAACAGCCCTATCATTTACAGCAAAAAATGATTTAACAGCAGGTAATACTGGCCCTACAATACCAATATCAAGGGCACCCATAAAGACGCCCACAAAAAGCAGGGCTAAAATTCTGTTTCTCTGTTTACTGTCCATAATAATTATTGTATTTATTGGTTAAAATATTTTTGAGCATGTTTAATAACTTTGAGAGGGAATATATGATAAAAAGTAATTAAAAAATATCTTCTATTTTTTAAATCTCCACTATTATCTCATTTCTCCTTAAAAATCCAGGTACTGCAGGATGGTTATATTGAGCTACCATAAAACGTGATCTAGGCTTAATTTGCTTTTTAGATAGCCATTTTTTTAGTCCTTCAATCTTTTCTTCGGCAAGTTTTTCTTTTACCCTGCCTTTAAATCTTAAGACCGCAGTTTTTTGACCTTTAAATTCTTTAAAATGAATTCTTTTATCATTGGGCTCAGGTAAAGTATCCATAGTATACTTTGACGGCATTGCAAAAGATATACGTTGAAAATTAGCTTCTGTTTTTTCCTCAGTAACTGGAGTAGTCATGCCTATATTCTCTGAAGCACCAACAGTTTCAGTAGTTACTGGAGCAGTCATTTCTATTTTTTCGCTCATTTCCTCTTCCACAACAGGTGCAGTCATTGCAATCTTGGAACGCTTCAGGTTACCCCCAAAAATGTAACCTGCAAGGATCACGAATCCTTTACGTACAGCATCATCAAATGATGCGTCGATATCCACCTGGGCTAAAATATAATCCGCATATTTTCTTATTTCAAAATTATCTTCTTTACTCTCTACATCATATGCCAGCGTTTCAGTCATATCTAACCCCAGATATACTTTGTTTGAAATTATTTAAGTAATTATTTTTAACGTATATTTAATACTAAAGATTCAAAGCTTCCACAGCCCATCATATATTAAAAGCTCAAAAACAGGATTACAGTCATAACTAATAAAAAGAATTCAAGGTAATATTTTACCAATATACAGTTTAAAAATCAATAAAAATTATAATAAATCCCGAAATTTAAAATATATCCTGCAAAAATAGCATAATTTCAAACAATTCACTTAAACAGCAATAAAACTTCATTAATCAAATATTATTTATGTTATAAAAGATAAAATTGATATTAATTAAATAATAATTGGAACGTGTTAAAAATGAAAGCCAGCAAATTTATAGGAATGACAGTTTTAGATAATGACGCTAAAGAAGCAGGTAAGATAGCTGAACTTGAAATAAAACTAAAACACTGCCTTGTAGATAAAATATGGGTGGCTACGGGATCCGCTTTAAATAAAAAATATTTTTCAGTTAAAGAGGAAGACCTGGACAAAATAGGAGACTATGTACAGCTAAAATTGAATGGAAAAGAGATTGATCAAAAAACTAAGGTTAATAAATTAGGCGAACTTGCAGAAACCGGCTCATTATTTAAGGATATTGTAGGAAAAACTGTCTTAACCTACGATGCTATGGATGTAGGTAAAGTAGGCGACATGCTCATCGACCCTAAAGGGTGCCTGATCCATAATGTGCTCATATCCACAGGACCCGCTTTCAGAAAAAAACATTTAGTAGTATCTGATGAAGATGTACACAGTTTTGGAGATTATGTTATACTGAAACTGAGTAAAGAAGATGTAAATAAAAGAATTACCGATTAATTGTTTTATTTACACTAATTTTTATTCTCTTTTTAAAATACAACCACCAATTCAATCAGTGAACTATTGTGAATTTTTTTTTCATTGATTAAAAAATATAATAGTACTGATGACCAATATAGTATAGTGAAATTTTTATTTTAAAAAAATTTTATTTTTAAATTAAACCTGCTCATTTTTATGAGTGATGGTTAAAAATCGTATGTGGAGCTAAAGAGCTGATTATATCACGCCTAACTTAACAATAGTTACAAAAATCAGGTAAATGGTGAATAACATGGTATGGGCCACTAAATTAAAAGTATCTATTTTGGAAAATGAAAAAGTCTTTGAAAAAGGTAAAAACAGCGTAAAATCAATAAATATAATTGAAGATATGGGAATAATTAAAATTGAGTATGAAAAAGATTCCCCGTGGGATATTGAATTAATTCCAATTCAAAATGCCCAGATAGCTTATAAAAAAGAGATATCTAAAAGGGGTGCATTAAACTTTGATCCCCATATTAGAGCAAGGGATTAACTACTTTTAAATTTTTAACTTTTTAAGATAACCATAAAATTTCCTTTTTACTATTTTTTATAGTGAATGGCCAAATATTTTTGACGCTATTTAATAAGATAATTTGTTTATATGCTTTCGAAAATACGATTCTCGAATACCTAAAATTTATAAATTTAAAAAGTTATGTCATTGACCTACTTATTGAATGTAAAAATTTAATTAAACTTAAGCAAAATGAAAATCATGGATACAGACTATCTCGAAAATTATCACCTTGAACTTAAAAACAGGAAACATAAAATTCTGGATGAACTCTGGGAACTCACACAAAACCACCTGGATGAATACATGGGCAAAATTACAAAATCCAGGGAAGAACTAGACATTTTAATGGCTGTAGAAAACACAGATGAATTTAAAAGCCTTTTAAAAGATTTAAGCTGTGTAAAGAATAGTTTAAATGAATTATATACTCAATTTTTAGATGATAATCTTGATACAGATCTTAAAAAGGACAAAATTATCGCATTAAAGGAAATGTGGGGAGAAGAGATAACTACTGAAGAAATCACAAGGGCTGTAAACTGCAGCAAAGGATATGCAAGGCAGTTTTATCTTCTAGATGGGAAAGTGATCCAGAAAGACAGTAGAAACGGGATCAGTGCAAAAACAAAAAGATACGTCTTAAAAAGGGATCAAAATTCATGTGTAGCCTGTGGATCCCTTGAAAATCTTGAAATACACCATATTATTCCAGTAATGGGTTCTACAATTAAAGATCAGGATGAAGCCCAAAATTTAGCTTTGCTGTGTAAAGAATGCCACTACCTCGCCCACAGCGGCAATTATTACAGGGGTCTCGCCTATGAAGATCTGGAAAGTTTCTGGGAATGGACTCAAAACACTGAAAAAACAAAAATATGGCTTATTTTAAAGGATATTCATGGTGTCGGCCTTAAAATAACTGAAAACATCTATAAATGCTTTCCAAGTATAGAAAAGTTAGAAAAAGCAAGTATTAAAGGTTTGACCAGGGTTCCGCTTGTAAATAAAGGGTTGGCTGAGCGGATTAAATTAAAACTTACCAAATAATCCAAGTAAATTTTAATTAATTTTAAAAATTGTTAAATCTTAAAACCGTGAGTAGCTCATGAACACAATATTATGCAATTTTAAGGCTTATCCCTGTTTGAATATATTTAATAAATCATAGAAGCTGCACTCTACAAAAATCAATATTATAATTGTAATATACAACATATTTAAATCCAGCATAATCTTTTTTATAGTTAAGGAACATTATTATTTAATTTTGGATTTATAAAAATATTTTAATGGGCTTAAACTTAAAATATAGTTCAAATACCTACGAATTAATGTTAATATTCATTTTAAATTTAAATTAACCAATCATTAGAGCTATTAAATTATAGCAAAATATAATAATTAATAATGGCAATTATTAACTATTGTTAGAATTATAGAGTTGTTGGAAAAAAGGCTAAGAGGTGATTTGTATGGAAAAAACGGGAAACGCGATAATTCTCATAGTTTTAGGTTTAATAGTTTTAGCATTTCCACTTTTAGGAGTAATTCCATTTAGCGTGCTAACTGGTGTTGCAGTGCTATTTTTGGGTTTAGGTCTTCTATTTATGGGTGCAGCCTCAATGGGCGAAAGTCTAGTTATGGGCATTATAGAACTCATTTTAGGATTTTTAGCATTAATTTTTGGCCTAGGATTTATATTTAATCCTGCATTATTTAGTTTCGTGGCAGCTTTATTCGTGTTCATTGCAGGTATATTCCTGGTAATAGCAGGAATTGTTGCCATAGCATCTAAAACTACAGGAAGCAGGTGGACAGGACTAGTAGCTCTAATTTTAGGTATAATCTACATAATTGTAGCTGCATTCATTAAAGATCCGCTGTATTTAGGTATATTAATTGGATTATGGCTTTTAATAACTGGAATAATAATGTTATTCCAGAAAGATTAATTAAAAGTCTTTCCAACAACTCTACTTTTTAACAGCTGTTTTTATCTGCAATTAACTATTAAATGTTTTAAACTGTATTACAGTCAAAAAAATATAATAAAGCGTTTTTTTTAAGCATGTGCTTCCTTCTTTAAAAAAAGGGAAAGCACAAATACAAACGCAAGTATTATTGCCCCTATTAAAAATGAAAAGTTTACACCAGATATTAATGCAGATATCTGCTGTGCTGGATCTGGATTAATGATATTTTGAAGGTAGCTGTGCTGTCCAAATGACATAAAGCTTACAAATAGAGATGAACCAATTGCACCCCCCATCTGCTGCAGGGAAGTCATTATGGCAGAACCTGAAGCGTAATGTTTAGAATCCAAATTCCCCAGAGTATTTGTCTGGTTTGGAGACATTAAAAGGGCTGATCCTATATACAAGCCGCAGTTTATAATTAACACGGCAGCAAGGGTGGTTGAAACAGAAAGGTTCGATAAAAATATCATTGAAATGCACATAATAGCGAGACCTGAGCTAACGATAACCCTTGGTCCATGCCTGTCATATATATGGCCTGCAAGAAGAGGCAGTAAACAGTTTAAAATACTTCCAGGCAGCATTACAAGACTAGCAACAAAAGAAGTAGTTCCAATTCCATTCTGCAGATACATTGGAAGTATAATCACTATTGCAAAAACGACCATCACATTAATTACATTAATTATTATCCCTATGGTGAAAAAGGGATAATTAAAAACATGAAGGTCCAGTAAAGGGTGTTCCATGGTTAACTGACGTGCTGCAAATAATATAAGACTAACTATGCCTATAATTAGAGGCAGCATAACATTCAAGCTTAATCCATAGTCTCCTAAAGCACTGAATCCCATTATAATTCCACCAAATCCCACAGCAGCCAGAATAACAGATAAAATATCGAGTTTTGGGCGTGTTACTTCAGTGACATTCCTTAAAAAAGAAATGCCTAAAACTGATGTGGCTATGAAAAAGACTAAAACCAGTAAAAAGAACCAGTGCCAGTCCATAAAGCCTATAAGAAAGCCCATAAATACTGGTGCAAACATTGGTGCAGAAAGAATTACAAGAGATACAAGTCCCATGACCAATCCCTGCTTCTGTCTGGGTATTAATATTAGTATTGTGTTAAATATTAGAGGTACAAGAATACCTGTTCCAACTGCCTGGATTACACGTCCAGTAAATAAAACCGGAAAATTTGATGAAATACCTGACACAATCGTTCCTATAATTAAAAATACCATTGAATACATGAACAGTTTTCTTGTTGAAAACCGCTCAATAAGAAACGCGCTGATAAGAAATACAATACCCGAAACAAGAACATAAATAGTGGTCAACCACTGTACTGTCCCTGCTGAAATATTATACTGTAACATTATATGCGGAAATACTATGCTCAACGCGGTTTCACTTAACATCGACATGAATCCGCCAAGTAAAAGTACAAATAAAATTTTTTTAGTGTTATTTTTGTTAACTGAAAACTTATTTTCGTTTGAATTTAACCCCATTTGTGGATAATCTTCATCTGTATTTAAAACCATTTTTGAATTCTCTCCTATATTAGACCAGTCTACATAATTTGAAAAAATAGAGATACTTCCCATTATTCTAATTAGACCAGTCTACATAATTTTGTTAAAAAAATTCATTTAAAATTCTTTCAATAATAATATTATTGAGCCAGTAGAATGGGAATCTGCTTTGCAATTTCAATGAAAGGTTTATCACTCTTTTTCGTTAAAGACATGATTATTGCCCCTTCCACCATTGACTGAATAACCAGTCCAAGGGTTTCTGCTTTTTCCCTGTTGAAACCCCCTTCTATTAACTTCTGAGTATAAGCATCTTGCCATACATTAAAAGCAGATTCGCACGCTTTTCTTAAAGTTTCGCTGGTTGCAGCTGTTTCCAGCGCAATAAGGTTGATCGAAACTTTTTTAGTGCTTCTAAGTGCTAATTTTTCATCTTTTTGAGTATATATCAGATCTGCCATTTCTTCAATGGAATTTTTAATGGATTCTGCAGGATCCTGGATTTTTGCAAGCCGTTCTTTTATTGTTTTTTCAACAAATTCTTTTGTTAAATTTACAGCTTCGAGTGCCAGTTGTTCCTTTCCATCAGGAAAATAATAGTATAAAGAGCCTTTAGGAGCATTACTCTCCCTTAATATCTCATTTAATCCAGTAGCATGATATCCTTTAAGCTGAAAAAGAACTGTTGCAGCTTCCACTATTCTATCTCTTGTATCACTTTTTTTCATTATACCATCCCAATTATAATGACTGGTCTATATAACTCTATTCAAATTATGGATATAATCCCATAAATAGTTATAGGCCAATTTAACTATTATCAACCTGGCTATGTATCCAAATATTTCAAAATAAAATTAAAATGTGATCATTTTAAAATACATCATATATCGCCAAAATAACCAAACATGCATATAAACATATTCAAAACCTAGAATAGCCCTAAAATACACTTATTAAAAATTTAACTAGAATCATACTTGTAAATAAAGCCAAAGCCAGATAGGTTAAACTTATAACAATCAGTTAACATGAATCGTCCGAATATTTCATTTTTAAAACTCATTTTTATACGAATTTTATATTTAATCTTTTTAAAAACCAGAATAATAAAAGTAATAAATGTAAAAACCTCTTTATTTTGCTTTAAATGTTAAAAGAACAGAATAGGGATGAATTATGGAATGATTTGGGAGTAATTCTGGAAAAATTATTTTTATTACGCACCACCTATTTTAATTAAAGAGCGTTAGGTTCATTTAAAAATAATGTGATCATCATGGTTTATGAAATACTTATACCGTCAATACCGTTTGTAGGGGGTTATTTAGTAACATATACACTCTACAAGACAGGTTTAATAAGAAAATCACTTCATGTGAATTTATGGAACTTTATATTATTCAGTGCATTTTTAGTAACTGCGTGTGCAGGATTTGTACTTATGGTTTTACTTGAACTAGGCATAATCACATCCATTAATTCAGGACTTCTTTACTGGCATGTAGAATTCGGCATCACCATGGCATTAGTTACAGTATTCCATATAAGTATTTACTGGAAAAGTACCAGAAGGCTGTTTACAGGAGGGAGAGGGTGAAATCTTGAAAAATAAAATTAAAAGTAAGTTAGCTGATTTAAAAAATGCAGTAAATCAAAATATTTCCCCTCAAAAACAGAAAATAATTGGGGCTGCAGCAACTGTACCTGTAATTGCAGCATCAACCATGTCAGGAGTTTGTGCAGGGGGCTGTCCGTACGGATTAACAAACGATCCCTATCCAGGACAGTGCCATCTCTATACTGACAGTACTGGAGACGGCATCTGCGATCTTTCACAGGCCGCTGCCGTTTCAAGCACTCAAAGTACAGATGCTAATACTCAGACTACAGATTCAAATACAGATATAGATACTCAAAATAGTACATCCAGTGATGGATATTATGGGGGACACGTTCAAGATGGAACTTCAGACCAGACAAATGCAAGCACTACTACAGTTCACGATCCCAGTTCAGGGACTGGTGATTCATTAAATACCGGCAATGACTACCATATAATTCCCGTAAGTCTTTTAATTATAGGTGCGTACCTATTTACACATTATCTTTTCAGTAAAGGTATTTTAAAACCTCAAAAACATAAAAGATTGTGGAACTTGCTGTTAATGGGAGGTTTCTTGGGATCCGGCGTCACAGGAGTACTGCTAATCTATATGATAAATTTAGGTATTGGCCTGGTTTACAGACAAGGCCTGGACTACTGGCACGTAGAATTATCACTCATGATGGTTATAGTCACCCTGATTCACTTCCACATATACAGAAAACCATTTAAAAACATGTTTAAAGTACTGTTCCCATTCAAATCGAGTTTAAATAAAAATAAATCCAAAATCAGAGGCACGTCCAAATAAAGGACCTTGCCCCTATCATTCATTTTCCAATCTGCCCCCAGATTACTTGTTGAAAAAGTCCAGTGTGACACTTTTGGCACTTTTAAGTTCCTTAGGTGGTTCAAGTGCCTTAAATTCAAGTTGATACTTTTCAAGAAGTTCCTGGGCGTCTTCAGTTATAGATGGGGCTACCAAAAGACCTCTAACAA is a genomic window containing:
- a CDS encoding MFS transporter, producing the protein MDSKQRNRILALLFVGVFMGALDIGIVGPVLPAVKSFFAVNDRAVSWIFTIYILFFMIGTPLMAKISDVYGRRNIYIIDIFLFAAGSVITAFSSSFEIMILGRAIQGFGAGGIFPVASAFIGDTFPPEKRGSALGIIGSVFGLSAIFGPILGGLLLNYGWQWLFIINIPIAAGIIAAGYFILPKTKRKWVSGFDWYGTLVLGILVASLAFGVNQIDSSNFTESLKSLYVWPFLLCSIALLPVLWRIEKGAEDPVIQINLLKNREVRLATGISIGSGLSQVAIIFLPSFAVISLSLSTSTASLMILPLVITMAISAPLVGKLLDKFGSKKVMFTGSFILIAGLFILSFFAYSFYIFILAGLILGVGLITIIGAPLRYIMLSESPEKYRASGQALININASAGQLVGGALVGGIIASKGGTYAGYEFAYIAVGIAAVIMLFLTVGLKGRLEQVKTMKMHSKS
- a CDS encoding heme-binding protein — translated: MTETLAYDVESKEDNFEIRKYADYILAQVDIDASFDDAVRKGFVILAGYIFGGNLKRSKIAMTAPVVEEEMSEKIEMTAPVTTETVGASENIGMTTPVTEEKTEANFQRISFAMPSKYTMDTLPEPNDKRIHFKEFKGQKTAVLRFKGRVKEKLAEEKIEGLKKWLSKKQIKPRSRFMVAQYNHPAVPGFLRRNEIIVEI
- a CDS encoding PRC-barrel domain-containing protein produces the protein MKASKFIGMTVLDNDAKEAGKIAELEIKLKHCLVDKIWVATGSALNKKYFSVKEEDLDKIGDYVQLKLNGKEIDQKTKVNKLGELAETGSLFKDIVGKTVLTYDAMDVGKVGDMLIDPKGCLIHNVLISTGPAFRKKHLVVSDEDVHSFGDYVILKLSKEDVNKRITD
- a CDS encoding HNH endonuclease, whose translation is MDTDYLENYHLELKNRKHKILDELWELTQNHLDEYMGKITKSREELDILMAVENTDEFKSLLKDLSCVKNSLNELYTQFLDDNLDTDLKKDKIIALKEMWGEEITTEEITRAVNCSKGYARQFYLLDGKVIQKDSRNGISAKTKRYVLKRDQNSCVACGSLENLEIHHIIPVMGSTIKDQDEAQNLALLCKECHYLAHSGNYYRGLAYEDLESFWEWTQNTEKTKIWLILKDIHGVGLKITENIYKCFPSIEKLEKASIKGLTRVPLVNKGLAERIKLKLTK
- a CDS encoding DUF308 domain-containing protein, whose translation is MEKTGNAIILIVLGLIVLAFPLLGVIPFSVLTGVAVLFLGLGLLFMGAASMGESLVMGIIELILGFLALIFGLGFIFNPALFSFVAALFVFIAGIFLVIAGIVAIASKTTGSRWTGLVALILGIIYIIVAAFIKDPLYLGILIGLWLLITGIIMLFQKD
- a CDS encoding DHA2 family efflux MFS transporter permease subunit, giving the protein MVLNTDEDYPQMGLNSNENKFSVNKNNTKKILFVLLLGGFMSMLSETALSIVFPHIMLQYNISAGTVQWLTTIYVLVSGIVFLISAFLIERFSTRKLFMYSMVFLIIGTIVSGISSNFPVLFTGRVIQAVGTGILVPLIFNTILILIPRQKQGLVMGLVSLVILSAPMFAPVFMGFLIGFMDWHWFFLLVLVFFIATSVLGISFLRNVTEVTRPKLDILSVILAAVGFGGIIMGFSALGDYGLSLNVMLPLIIGIVSLILFAARQLTMEHPLLDLHVFNYPFFTIGIIINVINVMVVFAIVIILPMYLQNGIGTTSFVASLVMLPGSILNCLLPLLAGHIYDRHGPRVIVSSGLAIMCISMIFLSNLSVSTTLAAVLIINCGLYIGSALLMSPNQTNTLGNLDSKHYASGSAIMTSLQQMGGAIGSSLFVSFMSFGQHSYLQNIINPDPAQQISALISGVNFSFLIGAIILAFVFVLSLFLKKEAHA
- a CDS encoding TetR/AcrR family transcriptional regulator, yielding MKKSDTRDRIVEAATVLFQLKGYHATGLNEILRESNAPKGSLYYYFPDGKEQLALEAVNLTKEFVEKTIKERLAKIQDPAESIKNSIEEMADLIYTQKDEKLALRSTKKVSINLIALETAATSETLRKACESAFNVWQDAYTQKLIEGGFNREKAETLGLVIQSMVEGAIIMSLTKKSDKPFIEIAKQIPILLAQ